The genomic DNA GTGTTGCATGGATCCTGCACAGTAACGTGCTCTTTATATTTCTCTTTGACCTTGATCCGACCGCTTTTTAATAGATCGTAGTAGAACTCGATCGCGTGCACCATCGGGATCGGCGGGTACTGCCATCCCAGCCAGCGGGGACCGTCATATACCGCACCGCGGAAAGCGTGACCGCATTCGCCCATCACCACCTTCTTAACTTTCAGGCGGGCGGCGGTTTCCCAATGCAGTTTTTCGACTCTGCCCATCACCTCGAAATCGCCGGAATACATCGCCATGTTGCTGTTGTCCCAGCCGTCGGTGGCAGGCATAGTCCAGTCGATTCCGGCCACCGTCATGATCTGCGCCATATTACCCAGGAGCTGGGCTAAAATTTTGGGTTCCGGCGCGATCACCGAGTACATTACGTCAGCACCTTCTTTATCAAGCGGTATGCGCACATTGGGCATCTCGAACTGCGCTTCTTCTTCCTGCCATTGGAGGGTGTCGATCCATTCGTCCTGGTGAACCCACATCTGGTTCATGGTGGCGGCATGGCTGTTGGTGGTGTCCTGCAGATATTTTGGCACCACGCCCAGGAGATTGCAAATCCGCCGCATAACCAGGATCAGGTAAGCGATATCGATACCGAACGGGCAGTACATACTGCACCGCCGGCAGGCACCACATTCGGTGAAGGCAATCCGCGCCATATCCTTGATC from Candidatus Zixiibacteriota bacterium includes the following:
- a CDS encoding (Fe-S)-binding protein — translated: MAEVRGFDESKVDDAGLNESIKKLTPEKIQRVVQRVFNKESAARLQVYLNTCVHCGLCAEACHTYVSRDHDPRFAPVSKVRDTIWELIKNKGKVEPEKIKDMARIAFTECGACRRCSMYCPFGIDIAYLILVMRRICNLLGVVPKYLQDTTNSHAATMNQMWVHQDEWIDTLQWQEEEAQFEMPNVRIPLDKEGADVMYSVIAPEPKILAQLLGNMAQIMTVAGIDWTMPATDGWDNSNMAMYSGDFEVMGRVEKLHWETAARLKVKKVVMGECGHAFRGAVYDGPRWLGWQYPPIPMVHAIEFYYDLLKSGRIKVKEKYKEHVTVQDPCNTVRGRGLGHKLRYVIDQLCENFTDIDPRFEHNYCCGAGGGTINCGPPWKPTRMRSTRVKAEQFERTGAGVIITPCHNCHSGIEDIVGHYGLGMHVKFINEIMVDVMEKPEDMG